From Ptiloglossa arizonensis isolate GNS036 chromosome 10, iyPtiAriz1_principal, whole genome shotgun sequence, the proteins below share one genomic window:
- the LOC143152409 gene encoding uncharacterized protein LOC143152409 isoform X1 translates to MYKGYLTAFLFVCHYSSVLGRNKCDYICDIDGCKTAYYLSNSIPSLKFCTNEDIPNVINITLMEDKNETSELPVSLEINFIPPRRICKYDITLLANESINETKCMAYNFQNQFGSEVHTPKSTICFMSNNNHYQDIITMIFPYVFTACYAIQFHFDKGKYINTNKFLKTNYKRTEVAQPELKCTYDIVHNTTKNKKLQFEVDFSISIVSKVVLKFGSLYNFNGQEGCDWDIDALKDNTWYFDVLKEYAKNKHNSNTTLLRNGKYEQNIKFEIEVVKDSKYCFLILLHDERCKDNTMWKPPIGKQNSCRWIKDCHYIPNDFSTSQIYVNTNSYLYLPIGIITLIMFAIFGSVYIMYIICTHYIEKKRFYINADKSNVITANQKCNQLNICALKNIERTSCESIHAINTDIVLLYPRSSESFMELMADFREILSRVCQCFVHDWYNGIEWNYVAEIGGSDWFAEMLNKKYRVIWIDTPVIRSLITRKFKGDFFLKNSEQYNFMEIGDFRDIAFPAIFNLAKRNVEHSILEQNQHFIVRLKGFESFENENDPFIDLSPHKRYFIPQDLNSLCTDLSMSKSNVNIPSINQEEALIKQHLHCIEFNFYK, encoded by the exons ATGTATAAAGGTTATCTTACTGCGTTTCTCTTCGTATGTCATTATTCATCTGTTTTGGGAAGGAATAAATGTGAT TATATTTGTGACATTGATGGCTGTAAAACAGCATACTATTTGAGTAATAGTATTCCAtctttaaaattttgtacaaatgaAGATATTCCAAATGTTATTAATATTACATTGATGgaagataaaaatgaaacttctgaaTTGCCAG tcagcttagaaattaattttataccaccaagaagaatttgtaaatATGATATAACTTTATTAGCAAATGAATCAATTAATGAAACAAAATGTATGgcttataattttcaaaatcaatttggtagtgaagtacatacaccaaaaAGTACCATATGTTTCATGTCAAACAACAATCATTATCAG GACATTATTACAATGATCTTCCCGTATGTATTTACAGCATGCTATGCCATTCAATTTCATTTTGATAAAGGTAAATATATCAAtactaataaatttttaaaaacaaattataaACGTACAGAAGTTGCACAACCAGAATTAAAATGTACATATGACATAGTACATAATACTACAAAAAA TAAAAAACTCCAATTTGAAGTGGATTTTTCAATATCAATAGTTTCAAAAGTGGTTTTAAAATTTGGAtcattgtataattttaatggACAAGAAGGCTGTGATTGGGACATTGATGCACTAAAGGACAATACTTGGTACTTTGATGTTTTG AAAGAGTatgcaaaaaataaacataattcTAATACAACTTTG TTAAGAAATGGGAAGTATGAACAGAACATAAAGTTTGAAATTGAAGTTGTTAAAGATTCGAAGTATTgctttttaatacttttacacGATGAAAGATGTAAAGACAACACTATGTGGAAACCCCCCATAGGCAAGCAAAATTCGTGCCGATGGATTAaag ACTGTCACTATATCCCTAATGATTTTAGTACCTCCCAAATCTATGTCAACACCAATTCCTATTTGTATTTGCCAATTGGTATTATCACATTAATTATGTTTGCAATATTTGGAAGTGTATACATCATGTATATCATATGCACTCATTATATAGAGAAAAAGAGATTCTACATAAATGCTGATAAAAGTAATGTTATAACGGCCAATCAGAAATGTAATCAATTGAACATATGTGCCTTGAAGAACATTGAGAGGACATCATGCGAAAGCATTCATGCTATAAACACAGATATTGTACTACTATATCCTAGGAGTTCTGAATCTTTTATGGAATTAATGGCAGATTTTCGTGAAATACTTAGTAGAGTCTGTCAGTGTTTT gTACATGATTGGTACAATGGAATAGAATGGAATTATGTAGCTGAGATTGGTGGTTCTGATTGGTTTGCTGAAATGCTCAATAAGAAATACCGTGTTATTTGGATAGATACGCCAGTGATACGATCTTTAATTACAAGAAAATTTAAAGGCgacttttttttaaagaattctGAGCAATATAATTTTATGGAAATTGGCGATTTTCGTGATATAGCATTTCCCGCGATATTTAATTTAGCAAAACGTAATGTTGAACATTCAATACTGGAGCAAAACCAACATTTTATTGTAAG attAAAAGGATTTGAGagttttgaaaatgaaaatgatccATTTATTGATTTATCTCCGCATAAGCGGTATTTCATACCTCAAGATTTAAATTCACTATGCACAGATTT gtCAATGTCGAAGTCAAATGTAAATATACCATCCATAAATCAAGAAGAGGCTCTTATAAAGCAGCATTTACATTgtatagaatttaatttttataaataa
- the Wda gene encoding will decrease acetylation — protein sequence MKRLKSELMNATIESYLKRRHYQTSEVFCKNTQLTCRTTDEMTLNATAASATSQDNSIIFSAISIDVAAADQAYQRLKMWVNIALNDKLKMELKGLLYPVFCHLYLEMLHAGNRQAAIQFLKSHQNEFNSEIEKDFLEELSSVFSVQDIELRPLVNSFRTRKYKVDMSDIAHLCLQQFLAKHGHIILMQIINTHVTIIKKMDVPETDAEGCEETGLRCEVGINGYVEQPSGTGADREMRELQEAIRLIRNNAHQPLRIFTVNNAIENASSGAIPPNMDKLAVGFSTTEIRLWGINETVLIKPKYEEPSFSFASDTPFLHKFYETADRTTEGGAVILRGHTDIVHDLRFIPESEILLSVSSDKDMRAWRLNDYSCAAIYTGHSYPIWCMDLSVFNLYVATGSHDRTAKLWSLDRIFPLRIFAGHFLDINCVKFHPNARYLATGSADKTVRLWDKDDGNLLRVYIGAQSTIYSLAFSPDGKYLAAAGDDKSISVWDLATNALLTELKGHEDTVMNLDWSFDGQYIASGSLDGTIRLWPTHDHIKIVNSNSSNVVPETELPQIYSTYCSSILSLRYYNKNNSLVCIGTVDNL from the exons ATGAAACGATTAAAGAGTGAATTAATGAATGCAACAATTGAGTCATATTTAAAACGGCGTCATTATCAG ACTAGTGAGGTTTTCTGTAAAAATACTCAATTAACTTGTCGAACTACTGATGAAATGACTCTGAATGCAACTGCTGCTTCTGCTACATCTCAAGACAACTCAATCATTTTCAGTGCCATTAGCATTGATGTTGCTGCTGCAGATCAAGCGTATCAACG ATTAAAAATGTGGGTAAATATTGCACTCAATGATAAATTGAAAATGGAATTAAAAGGGCTTTTATACCCGGTATTTTGTCACTTATATTTAGAGATGCTACATGCTGGTAACAGGCAAGCagcgattcaatttttaaaatcgcATCAAAATGAATTTAACAGTGAAATAGAAAAAGACTTTTTAGAAGAGCTATCTAGTGTATTTTCAGTACAAGATATAGAGTTGAGACCTTTGGTAAATTCATTTAGAACTAGAAAATATAAAGTGGATATGTCTGATATTGCTCATTTGTGtcttcaacaatttcttgcaAAGCATGGACATATTATATTAATGCAG ATAATAAATACACACGtgacaataattaaaaaaatggaTGTGCCTGAAACAGACGCAGAAGGGTGTGAAGAAACAGGTTTACGATGTGAAGTAGGAATTAATGGATATGTAGAGCAGCCATCGGGAACTGGTGCTGACCGTGAAATGCGAGAATTGCAAGAAGCTATAAGATTAATTCGAAATAATGCGCATCAGCCTTTACGAATATTTACAGTGAATAATGCTattgaaaa TGCAAGTAGTGGTGCAATTCCACCAAATATGGACAAATTAGCAGTAGGATTTAGTACTACAGAAATTAGGCTGTGGGGTATAAATGAAACAGTATTAATTAAGCCAAAGTACGAAGAACCCTCCTTCTCGTTTGCCTCTGATACTCcatttttacacaaattttatGAAACTGCAGATAGAAC gaCCGAAGGAGGGGCTGTGATACTTAGAGGACACACAGATATTGTACATGATTTAAGGTTTATTCCAGAATCAGAAATTTTACTTTCTGTATCTAGTGATAAAGACATGCGGGCATGGAGACTTAACGATTACTCATGTGCCGCAATTTATAC TGGTCATAGTTATCCTATATGGTGCATGGATCTTAGTGTGTTCAATTTGTACGTGGCAACTGGTTCTCACGATAGGACTGCTAAATTATGGTCCTTAGATAGAATATTTCCATTGCGTATATTTGCTGGTCACTTTTTAGATATAAAT TGCGTAAAATTTCACCCAAATGCTCGATATTTGGCAACTGGGTCGGCCGATAAGACTGTCAGATTATGGGATAAAGACGACGGAAATTTATTAAGGGTATATATTGGAGCACAGTCGACAATTTATAGTTTAGCCTTTAGTCCAGATGGAAAGTATTTGGCAGCTGCTG GTGATGACAAGTCTATTTCTGTTTGGGATTTAGCAACTAATGCATTGTTAACTGAACTTAAAGGCCACGAAGATACGGTTATGAATTTAGATTGGAGTTTTGATGGCCAATACATAGCTAGTGGAAGTTTGGATGGCACTATTCGTTTATGGCCTACTCATGACCACATTAAAATTGTCAATAg CAATTCATCAAATGTAGTACCTGAAACAGAATTACCACAAATATACTCAACTTACTGTTCGAGTATACTTTCCTTacgttattataataaaaataattcgctCGTGTGTATCGGAACGGTGGACAAtttgtaa
- the LOC143152409 gene encoding uncharacterized protein LOC143152409 isoform X3, with protein sequence MYKGYLTAFLFVCHYSSVLGRNKCDYICDIDGCKTAYYLSNSIPSLKFCTNEDIPNVINITLMEDKNETSELPVSLEINFIPPRRICKYDITLLANESINETKCMAYNFQNQFGSEVHTPKSTICFMSNNNHYQDIITMIFPYVFTACYAIQFHFDKGKYINTNKFLKTNYKRTEVAQPELKCTYDIVHNTTKNKKLQFEVDFSISIVSKVVLKFGSLYNFNGQEGCDWDIDALKDNTWYFDVLKEYAKNKHNSNTTLLRNGKYEQNIKFEIEVVKDSKYCFLILLHDERCKDNTMWKPPIGKQNSCRWIKEKKRFYINADKSNVITANQKCNQLNICALKNIERTSCESIHAINTDIVLLYPRSSESFMELMADFREILSRVCQCFVHDWYNGIEWNYVAEIGGSDWFAEMLNKKYRVIWIDTPVIRSLITRKFKGDFFLKNSEQYNFMEIGDFRDIAFPAIFNLAKRNVEHSILEQNQHFIVRLKGFESFENENDPFIDLSPHKRYFIPQDLNSLCTDLSMSKSNVNIPSINQEEALIKQHLHCIEFNFYK encoded by the exons ATGTATAAAGGTTATCTTACTGCGTTTCTCTTCGTATGTCATTATTCATCTGTTTTGGGAAGGAATAAATGTGAT TATATTTGTGACATTGATGGCTGTAAAACAGCATACTATTTGAGTAATAGTATTCCAtctttaaaattttgtacaaatgaAGATATTCCAAATGTTATTAATATTACATTGATGgaagataaaaatgaaacttctgaaTTGCCAG tcagcttagaaattaattttataccaccaagaagaatttgtaaatATGATATAACTTTATTAGCAAATGAATCAATTAATGAAACAAAATGTATGgcttataattttcaaaatcaatttggtagtgaagtacatacaccaaaaAGTACCATATGTTTCATGTCAAACAACAATCATTATCAG GACATTATTACAATGATCTTCCCGTATGTATTTACAGCATGCTATGCCATTCAATTTCATTTTGATAAAGGTAAATATATCAAtactaataaatttttaaaaacaaattataaACGTACAGAAGTTGCACAACCAGAATTAAAATGTACATATGACATAGTACATAATACTACAAAAAA TAAAAAACTCCAATTTGAAGTGGATTTTTCAATATCAATAGTTTCAAAAGTGGTTTTAAAATTTGGAtcattgtataattttaatggACAAGAAGGCTGTGATTGGGACATTGATGCACTAAAGGACAATACTTGGTACTTTGATGTTTTG AAAGAGTatgcaaaaaataaacataattcTAATACAACTTTG TTAAGAAATGGGAAGTATGAACAGAACATAAAGTTTGAAATTGAAGTTGTTAAAGATTCGAAGTATTgctttttaatacttttacacGATGAAAGATGTAAAGACAACACTATGTGGAAACCCCCCATAGGCAAGCAAAATTCGTGCCGATGGATTAaag AGAAAAAGAGATTCTACATAAATGCTGATAAAAGTAATGTTATAACGGCCAATCAGAAATGTAATCAATTGAACATATGTGCCTTGAAGAACATTGAGAGGACATCATGCGAAAGCATTCATGCTATAAACACAGATATTGTACTACTATATCCTAGGAGTTCTGAATCTTTTATGGAATTAATGGCAGATTTTCGTGAAATACTTAGTAGAGTCTGTCAGTGTTTT gTACATGATTGGTACAATGGAATAGAATGGAATTATGTAGCTGAGATTGGTGGTTCTGATTGGTTTGCTGAAATGCTCAATAAGAAATACCGTGTTATTTGGATAGATACGCCAGTGATACGATCTTTAATTACAAGAAAATTTAAAGGCgacttttttttaaagaattctGAGCAATATAATTTTATGGAAATTGGCGATTTTCGTGATATAGCATTTCCCGCGATATTTAATTTAGCAAAACGTAATGTTGAACATTCAATACTGGAGCAAAACCAACATTTTATTGTAAG attAAAAGGATTTGAGagttttgaaaatgaaaatgatccATTTATTGATTTATCTCCGCATAAGCGGTATTTCATACCTCAAGATTTAAATTCACTATGCACAGATTT gtCAATGTCGAAGTCAAATGTAAATATACCATCCATAAATCAAGAAGAGGCTCTTATAAAGCAGCATTTACATTgtatagaatttaatttttataaataa
- the LOC143152409 gene encoding uncharacterized protein LOC143152409 isoform X2 has protein sequence MYKGYLTAFLFVCHYSSVLGRNKCDYICDIDGCKTAYYLSNSIPSLKFCTNEDIPNVINITLMEDKNETSELPVSLEINFIPPRRICKYDITLLANESINETKCMAYNFQNQFGSEVHTPKSTICFMSNNNHYQDIITMIFPYVFTACYAIQFHFDKGKYINTNKFLKTNYKRTEVAQPELKCTYDIVHNTTKNKKLQFEVDFSISIVSKVVLKFGSLYNFNGQEGCDWDIDALKDNTWYFDVLKEYAKNKHNSNTTLLRNGKYEQNIKFEIEVVKDSKYCFLILLHDERCKDNTMWKPPIGKQNSCRWIKDCHYIPNDFSTSQIYVNTNSYLYLPIEKKRFYINADKSNVITANQKCNQLNICALKNIERTSCESIHAINTDIVLLYPRSSESFMELMADFREILSRVCQCFVHDWYNGIEWNYVAEIGGSDWFAEMLNKKYRVIWIDTPVIRSLITRKFKGDFFLKNSEQYNFMEIGDFRDIAFPAIFNLAKRNVEHSILEQNQHFIVRLKGFESFENENDPFIDLSPHKRYFIPQDLNSLCTDLSMSKSNVNIPSINQEEALIKQHLHCIEFNFYK, from the exons ATGTATAAAGGTTATCTTACTGCGTTTCTCTTCGTATGTCATTATTCATCTGTTTTGGGAAGGAATAAATGTGAT TATATTTGTGACATTGATGGCTGTAAAACAGCATACTATTTGAGTAATAGTATTCCAtctttaaaattttgtacaaatgaAGATATTCCAAATGTTATTAATATTACATTGATGgaagataaaaatgaaacttctgaaTTGCCAG tcagcttagaaattaattttataccaccaagaagaatttgtaaatATGATATAACTTTATTAGCAAATGAATCAATTAATGAAACAAAATGTATGgcttataattttcaaaatcaatttggtagtgaagtacatacaccaaaaAGTACCATATGTTTCATGTCAAACAACAATCATTATCAG GACATTATTACAATGATCTTCCCGTATGTATTTACAGCATGCTATGCCATTCAATTTCATTTTGATAAAGGTAAATATATCAAtactaataaatttttaaaaacaaattataaACGTACAGAAGTTGCACAACCAGAATTAAAATGTACATATGACATAGTACATAATACTACAAAAAA TAAAAAACTCCAATTTGAAGTGGATTTTTCAATATCAATAGTTTCAAAAGTGGTTTTAAAATTTGGAtcattgtataattttaatggACAAGAAGGCTGTGATTGGGACATTGATGCACTAAAGGACAATACTTGGTACTTTGATGTTTTG AAAGAGTatgcaaaaaataaacataattcTAATACAACTTTG TTAAGAAATGGGAAGTATGAACAGAACATAAAGTTTGAAATTGAAGTTGTTAAAGATTCGAAGTATTgctttttaatacttttacacGATGAAAGATGTAAAGACAACACTATGTGGAAACCCCCCATAGGCAAGCAAAATTCGTGCCGATGGATTAaag ACTGTCACTATATCCCTAATGATTTTAGTACCTCCCAAATCTATGTCAACACCAATTCCTATTTGTATTTGCCAATTG AGAAAAAGAGATTCTACATAAATGCTGATAAAAGTAATGTTATAACGGCCAATCAGAAATGTAATCAATTGAACATATGTGCCTTGAAGAACATTGAGAGGACATCATGCGAAAGCATTCATGCTATAAACACAGATATTGTACTACTATATCCTAGGAGTTCTGAATCTTTTATGGAATTAATGGCAGATTTTCGTGAAATACTTAGTAGAGTCTGTCAGTGTTTT gTACATGATTGGTACAATGGAATAGAATGGAATTATGTAGCTGAGATTGGTGGTTCTGATTGGTTTGCTGAAATGCTCAATAAGAAATACCGTGTTATTTGGATAGATACGCCAGTGATACGATCTTTAATTACAAGAAAATTTAAAGGCgacttttttttaaagaattctGAGCAATATAATTTTATGGAAATTGGCGATTTTCGTGATATAGCATTTCCCGCGATATTTAATTTAGCAAAACGTAATGTTGAACATTCAATACTGGAGCAAAACCAACATTTTATTGTAAG attAAAAGGATTTGAGagttttgaaaatgaaaatgatccATTTATTGATTTATCTCCGCATAAGCGGTATTTCATACCTCAAGATTTAAATTCACTATGCACAGATTT gtCAATGTCGAAGTCAAATGTAAATATACCATCCATAAATCAAGAAGAGGCTCTTATAAAGCAGCATTTACATTgtatagaatttaatttttataaataa